One window from the genome of Sulfodiicoccus acidiphilus encodes:
- a CDS encoding FAD-binding oxidoreductase translates to MSLLEELRGLVGDSWVVTGEEARLYSVDGFTVVGGNPRAVVLPGNEEQAVKTVRTLLKRGEPFLVRGTGTSLSGASIPVNGEVVVSMARLNRILDWEGLEVTVGPGIANVMVTKNAPPHLFYAPDPSSYSVSSIGGNVSHDSGGIHVVKYGPTFNHVVGLRVLLPDGQLVDAGGRSVMDDAGIFVGAEGTLGVVLRARLRLTPRPDASVTLMGAFESLRNAGEAVVNTFNSGVVPAAMEMMDRNSVEAVERSKFRSGYPEAEAIVLVELDGYGPQVVEEVELTTMAFQSAGGKVTLAKEQAEADRLWRGRKGAFPAMGVVAPAYLTLDSNILVTKLPDVLEEISKISRRYGLKVANVFHAGDGNLHPLVPYDPSDPRGLEKALRAGREIVRVAVESGGVPSGEHGIGLEKVGFMGYYYTDEDLLAMRRVKDAFDPRHLLNRCKMLRLEGCQPVGPLRTLWEGD, encoded by the coding sequence GTGTCCCTTCTGGAAGAGTTGAGGGGGTTAGTGGGAGATAGTTGGGTGGTGACTGGGGAAGAGGCTAGACTCTACTCCGTCGACGGGTTCACTGTGGTGGGAGGTAACCCGCGGGCCGTAGTTCTGCCCGGAAACGAGGAGCAGGCAGTAAAGACTGTGAGGACGCTTCTGAAGCGGGGAGAACCCTTTTTAGTGAGGGGTACTGGGACCAGCCTGAGCGGTGCGTCCATCCCAGTCAACGGAGAAGTCGTGGTGTCGATGGCGAGACTAAACAGGATCCTCGACTGGGAAGGGCTGGAGGTCACAGTGGGGCCGGGAATAGCCAACGTGATGGTGACAAAGAACGCTCCTCCTCACCTCTTCTACGCTCCAGACCCCTCAAGCTATTCGGTCTCATCCATAGGGGGGAACGTTTCCCACGACTCTGGGGGGATCCACGTGGTGAAGTACGGCCCGACTTTCAATCACGTGGTGGGATTGAGGGTGCTGTTGCCGGACGGACAGTTGGTGGATGCGGGGGGGAGGAGCGTCATGGACGACGCTGGGATATTCGTGGGGGCGGAGGGAACGTTAGGAGTAGTTCTGAGGGCTAGGCTAAGGCTCACCCCCAGGCCAGACGCGTCAGTCACCTTGATGGGAGCCTTCGAGTCCCTACGTAACGCGGGGGAGGCCGTGGTGAACACCTTCAACTCTGGGGTGGTACCGGCTGCCATGGAGATGATGGACAGGAACTCCGTAGAGGCCGTGGAGAGGAGCAAGTTCAGGTCAGGGTATCCCGAGGCCGAGGCCATAGTACTCGTGGAGCTAGATGGTTACGGCCCTCAGGTGGTGGAGGAGGTAGAGTTGACTACCATGGCCTTCCAGTCTGCCGGAGGTAAGGTCACCTTGGCCAAGGAGCAGGCCGAAGCGGATAGGTTATGGAGGGGAAGGAAGGGAGCCTTCCCGGCCATGGGAGTCGTAGCGCCCGCTTACCTCACACTGGACAGCAACATACTGGTCACCAAGCTCCCAGACGTGCTCGAGGAAATATCGAAGATCTCCAGGCGATACGGGCTGAAGGTAGCCAACGTCTTCCACGCTGGGGACGGGAACCTCCATCCCCTAGTCCCATACGATCCCTCCGACCCACGGGGGCTCGAGAAGGCCCTCAGAGCAGGCAGGGAGATAGTCAGGGTGGCCGTAGAGAGCGGCGGAGTGCCAAGTGGGGAACACGGAATAGGACTAGAGAAGGTGGGCTTCATGGGCTACTACTACACGGACGAGGACCTCCTCGCTATGAGGAGAGTTAAGGACGCCTTCGATCCCAGACACCTGTTGAACAGGTGCAAGATGCTCAGGCTCGAAGGGTGTCAGCCCGTCGGCCCGCTGAGGACATTATGGGAGGGGGACTGA